The Clarias gariepinus isolate MV-2021 ecotype Netherlands chromosome 24, CGAR_prim_01v2, whole genome shotgun sequence region CATTTTgttgattgtgtttaaattaaaattaaaatacagtatatttaagatTATACAGATTGGACATGTTTAACCAGGTTATTTAGGCAGGACATGGCTCTCAGCCATGTAACCCACACTTCATTCAAAAACAGGGGATAAACCATATTAATGattgtatatatttacacacacacctttttgttttcacttttcACTCTTTTCTATTTGGAGCTGCAAATGACAGCTCGGGTATCCAATACaactaaactaaaaatattGCCTTCTCAGAATGCTCCAAAGACAGACACATATCCGATGAACGCAATGTGTTAAATATATTGATACGATCCAGGACTATCCTTAtagatgttaattaaaaaaaaacaaacacttcagAAAACTAATGGAGCGGGGATTtttcaacaggaagaaaactgACTGGATTATCATCATTCCTACGACGACGATAAGCATTTACGTGTTGGTCCCAGGCCAGTAGCGCTGCACTTCCTGCTTGTTTTCTTCTACAGGAGCGGCACTCTGTTCACATGTTGCCCACTCTGATGTTAGGGTTAAGCATGGGGTCCAGGTTGGGGTCTTCGTCAGCAGAAGCCCGACCCAACTTGGCCATAATGATGATGAGGGTAAAGAAGCCGATCACTCCCAGGAGAAGGAACATGAAGATCCTCTGCTTTAGCGTGAACGTCTTTCTCTTAGGGCCCAAGCGGTTCCTGCcgggaagaaaaaacaaacaaaaaatttatcAAAAGATCTTATATAGAAACCGAGCAATCCAtcatatgacacacacacacgtatacacgctcattcacacactacacgccaattaacctaatctgcatgtctttggactgtgggaggaaacccaccaagcacacagaaCCAAGCTGagattcgaacccaggacccCGAAGGTGCATACAGTAAAACTCATTTAAAGGCAAGTTACTCAACCCTAACCCTTTCGTATTTTAGTCTAGTCGATGAAACGTAatattttagcaataagattattattattagtattattattattataagtttataattaattacagtcaaaaccttttttttcagtttttcaaaTAAGGATTATCTtaacattaaaaattttttttttcatctgatgttttcagctaattatatttatttttaaccatcacATCTGCTGCATGTCCAATgtcttccttaaaaaaaatgtttttattacaaaacataGGAGCAGTACGGACAATACAGTGTTttgaaacttttttcttttttaaatacgaatttacacacatgcactgtTGTAGGGATAGCTCCTATGTGTCACATTTATTTGCCAACCTATTAGCCTAATGGGTTTGGCAATGGTTAagctataaaaatttaaataaaatacatcacataTAACAAAAGGTCGTCAACGGGtatttttcatcattatttCATTGATAAAATTAACATTAGGACGTAGTCATGTTTTAATAGAGAATTATTCAAGAAAATTGCCCAGCATTAGTCCTGAAAATATCCTGTACCGTGACAGCCCTACTGCATGCCCAACCGTCCCTGTATTAAATTCTGAAAGTGGGTGGGAGCAAAGACACTCGGTTTCACACTCATTAAAGGGAAGAAAAAGCCGAGGAAACTCACTTAAGGATTTGTGCAAACCAGCTGAGCGCTGGCCTCCGCCGGTACTTATCTTCGTCAAAGTCGATCTGCGTGACTGAAGTGTGTCCTGATTCTCGTGTATCATAAACCTTTCTAGGTGAAGAAGctgaggataaaaaaaaaaaaaactacacatttCAGTAAATTGCAATTAAGTCACACAAACTTGTTACTCTGGCCAGCAGGATAGCAAGACACGTTACACAATTACGCCAGGAGATTTAATACAACTCGCTACACAAACTGAACGTTTAGCATCAGAAATGTGGAAAAACTGCTCCTGTAAGTCACCAGACAGCTTTTAGACTAATTCTTCTTAAGAAAAATGATCCTAAACTTTCAGCTGCCCGTCTTAACGTTAAACAGACAGCTTTTTCAGTACCCTTGCTGATGACGATGGTGTCTGGTGCAGTGGCTGTAATCATGTCGATGACCGAGTTCTCCTGTACGCCCAAACCTCCGTTATTGTGTACGCTGTGGCTGTGCCCGTGCCCGTGGCTGTGCCCGTGCCCGTGCCCGTGGCTGTGCCCGTGCCCCACGTCCTGGTGTGAACATGCCGGAGTGACCGATGGCTCTTGGGTATAAGAGAGTGACGGGGCAGAAATGGACGATTCAGCACAAGGTGCTGTGGATCAGAGGAACAAGATGTCAATATACAGAACGAAACTAAGAGAGTGAAGGAGAAGACAAGTTGAACCTTATAGTCCACAAACCTGGAGGATGtgatttttatgaaaaagaaaTCCAGACTCACCGTCAAAGGTCCAGTCTGTATAATCAGTCACATCGTGCGTTCTGCTTTCTTCAACCTCAGACTGGTCTTCTACCTGAAATTTTTTATTACGTTTAACTTaacaataataaagtaaatggtCATTTTGTTAGAATAATTTTACCTCACACTTTTACAGTTCATTCTGTAAACCAAGTGTAGAGATGGGGgtaaaattttattcagttaCGCATCACAATTCATGTTTGAGGTGGAAAAATGTTGCCGTTCCTCTatgatcctgcaggtggtgctctATGAACTATTCTCACATTCTTATTCGCCACATCATCTGTGTGGTATGGGAAAATTATTTGTAAccaaatctaaaaaatatatatatattatactgaaTAAGGAAACATAGAGGATCACAATACAAGCCGAATCAGCATCGAGGTATCGTAATCA contains the following coding sequences:
- the zfpl1 gene encoding zinc finger protein-like 1, producing the protein MGLCKCPKRKVTNLFCFEHRVNVCEHCLVSNHSKCIVQSYLQWLQDSDYNPNCTLCNQPLNSQDTVRLVCYDLFHWSCLNELASRLPLYTAPAGYQCPTCQGPIFPPINLASPVADMLRGQLSSVNWARAGLGLPLVEDQSEVEESRTHDVTDYTDWTFDAPCAESSISAPSLSYTQEPSVTPACSHQDVGHGHSHGHGHGHSHGHGHSHSVHNNGGLGVQENSVIDMITATAPDTIVISKASSPRKVYDTRESGHTSVTQIDFDEDKYRRRPALSWFAQILKNRLGPKRKTFTLKQRIFMFLLLGVIGFFTLIIIMAKLGRASADEDPNLDPMLNPNIRVGNM